The Vibrio astriarenae genome contains a region encoding:
- a CDS encoding DUF4212 domain-containing protein produces MAFESQERAKAYWDKNVKLMISLMVVWFVVSFGCGILFVDALNQFQIGGYKLGFWFAQQGSIYTFLVIIFYYAWKMRQLDREFNVDE; encoded by the coding sequence ATGGCATTTGAAAGTCAGGAACGCGCCAAGGCCTACTGGGATAAGAACGTTAAGTTGATGATCAGTCTAATGGTGGTCTGGTTCGTCGTTTCGTTTGGGTGCGGCATTTTATTTGTTGATGCCCTTAACCAATTCCAGATCGGAGGCTATAAGCTTGGCTTCTGGTTCGCACAGCAAGGTTCTATCTACACCTTCCTTGTCATTATTTTCTATTATGCGTGGAAGATGCGTCAGCTCGACCGCGAATTTAACGTAGACGAGTAA
- a CDS encoding sodium:solute symporter family protein has translation MDLKTITYIVVGATFLLYIGIAIWARAGSTKEFYVAGGGVNPIANGMATAADWMSAASFISMAGLIAFMGYGGSVFLMGWTGGYVLLALLLAPYLRKFGKFTVPEFVGERFYSNAARIVAVVCLIIASVTYVIGQMKGVGVAFGRFLEVDYATGLAIGMCIVFIYAVMGGMKGITYTQIAQYCVLILAYTIPAIFISLQLTGHPLPQIGLGSTMAGTDVYLLDRLDQVVTELGFTEYTTAVRGDTLNMFVYTMSLMIGTAGLPHVIIRFFTVPKVRDARTSAGWALVFIAILYTTAPAVAAMARLNLMDTVNPAPGQHLVYDERPDWFKNWETTGLLGFDDKNGDGQIQYTSDAATNELKVDRDIMVLANPEIAKLPNWVIALVAAGGLAAALSTAAGLLLAISSAISHDLIKGVINPNISEKKELLASRISMAVAIGVAGYLGLNPPGFAAGTVALAFGLAASSIFPALMMGIFSKSINKEGAIAGMIAGISVTLFYVFQHKGILFISDWTYLESWGSNWFLGIEPNAFGAIGALFNFIVAFAVSKVTAETPQEVKDLVEHVRVPAGAGEATGH, from the coding sequence ATGGACTTGAAAACAATTACCTATATCGTCGTAGGTGCAACCTTCCTCCTCTATATTGGCATCGCTATTTGGGCTCGTGCGGGGTCCACTAAAGAGTTTTACGTAGCGGGCGGCGGGGTAAATCCCATTGCCAATGGTATGGCAACCGCTGCAGACTGGATGTCAGCAGCTTCATTTATCTCAATGGCTGGCTTAATCGCCTTTATGGGGTACGGCGGCTCGGTATTCCTTATGGGGTGGACCGGGGGCTACGTTCTTCTTGCTCTACTTTTAGCCCCTTACCTACGTAAGTTTGGTAAGTTCACCGTGCCAGAGTTTGTTGGCGAACGCTTCTACTCAAACGCAGCTCGCATTGTGGCGGTAGTGTGTCTTATCATCGCCTCCGTTACCTATGTTATCGGTCAAATGAAAGGCGTTGGTGTGGCATTTGGTCGCTTCTTGGAGGTTGATTACGCAACGGGTCTTGCCATCGGTATGTGTATTGTCTTTATCTATGCCGTTATGGGTGGGATGAAAGGCATCACCTACACGCAGATTGCGCAATATTGTGTCCTCATTCTTGCTTACACTATCCCCGCAATATTTATCTCGCTGCAACTGACTGGCCACCCTCTGCCACAAATTGGACTTGGCAGCACGATGGCTGGGACCGATGTCTACCTCCTTGATAGGCTCGACCAAGTGGTGACGGAGCTCGGATTCACCGAATACACCACTGCCGTGCGGGGCGATACGCTCAACATGTTTGTGTACACCATGTCACTCATGATTGGTACTGCAGGTCTACCTCATGTCATCATCCGCTTCTTTACCGTACCAAAAGTGCGTGATGCACGTACTTCAGCAGGCTGGGCATTAGTATTCATCGCTATCTTGTACACCACGGCACCAGCAGTAGCAGCAATGGCTCGTCTAAACCTAATGGATACGGTTAACCCAGCACCGGGTCAGCACCTTGTCTATGACGAACGTCCAGATTGGTTCAAAAACTGGGAAACTACGGGCCTTCTTGGCTTTGATGATAAGAACGGTGACGGACAAATCCAATACACCTCTGATGCAGCAACTAACGAGCTTAAAGTTGACCGCGACATCATGGTGCTTGCTAATCCAGAGATTGCAAAACTGCCAAACTGGGTCATTGCGTTAGTCGCCGCTGGAGGTTTGGCTGCCGCCCTGTCAACGGCAGCGGGTCTACTGTTAGCGATATCTTCCGCGATATCACATGACTTAATAAAAGGGGTCATCAACCCCAATATCTCGGAGAAGAAAGAGCTACTTGCGAGTCGAATATCCATGGCTGTCGCAATCGGGGTAGCAGGTTATCTTGGCCTCAACCCGCCAGGCTTTGCCGCTGGTACCGTGGCCCTCGCCTTTGGGCTGGCCGCTTCATCAATATTCCCTGCGTTGATGATGGGTATCTTCAGTAAGAGCATCAACAAAGAGGGGGCGATTGCAGGCATGATCGCGGGTATTAGCGTGACGCTGTTCTACGTGTTCCAACACAAAGGGATTCTTTTCATCTCTGATTGGACTTACTTAGAGAGCTGGGGTAGCAACTGGTTCTTAGGAATTGAGCCAAATGCCTTCGGTGCGATTGGCGCGCTATTCAACTTCATCGTGGCCTTCGCGGTATCGAAAGTCACAGCAGAAACACCGCAAGAAGTCAAAGACTTGGTTGAGCACGTTCGCGTACCTGCAGGTGCTGGCGAAGCGACGGGTCACTAA